A single region of the Phaenicophaeus curvirostris isolate KB17595 chromosome 4, BPBGC_Pcur_1.0, whole genome shotgun sequence genome encodes:
- the LONRF1 gene encoding LON peptidase N-terminal domain and RING finger protein 1, producing MAFSPAAAGSDASPGGSGSSGEEADAERAPPVPGSRLKEAAGASVASLCLAPLGGPQRLGSLVECLVLNYRLRHGPGRERGAEAPLRCCGCGRFLGEPVTVPCGHTYCRRCLRGDLRARCRRCRDRLLPAAGGAAPLRTSVVLSQLAEKWFPGECQRARTGRRLEELLAQGRFREALGAAGQALRADPSDLMLRIYRAESYIGLQEYKTAIEDLNFVISKMPNWPEVYFRKGKVLQDSGFVGDALQLFLQCLALDEDFLPAKLEVERTLRDVLSPEKLGESLKESAWNSAYIRNKAFILGSEVTESYCNLQLCPEQSLGGSEILEPVSGSLNRAQSAHALNSTEDLAKEDGLKRVSSEPLLSGQEKGALLKRKLSFSEQDTVTCEDGRNKHKKQGESTKRDVTLAFGTIPGDLIDVSDFECSLCMRLFFEPVTTPCGHTFCKGCLERCLDHAPQCPLCKESLKEYLASRKYSITVLLEELIMKYLSDELYERKRIHAEETAEHSNLTKNVPMFVCTMAYPTVPCPLHVFEPRYRLMIRRSMETGTKQFGMCISDSQNGFADYGCMLQIRNVHFLPDGRSVVDTVGGKRFRVLRRGMKDGYCTADIEYLEDVKVSDEGELKKLRELHNFVYNQACSWFQSLRNKFRTQILQHFGPMPDREENIQAMPNGPAWCWWLLAVLPVDPRYQLSVLSMMSLKDRLIKIQHILTYFSRDQSK from the exons ATGGCGTTCTCTCCCGCCGCCGCGGGCTCGGACGCGTCGCCGGGCGGCAGCGGGAGCTCGGGCGAGGAAGCGGACGCGGAGCGGGCGCCGCCGGTGCCCGGGAGCCGCCTGAAGGAGGCGGCGGGCGCGTCCGTGGCGTCGCTGTGCCTGGCGCCGCTCGGCGGGCCGCAGCGCCTCGGCTCGCTCGTGGAGTGCCTGGTGCTGAACTACCGGCTGCGGCACGGCCCGGGCCGCGAGCGCGGGGCCGAGGCGCCGCTGCGCTGCTGCGGCTGCGGGCGGTTCCTGGGCGAGCCGGTGACGGTGCCGTGCGGGCACACCTACTGCCGCCGCTGCCTGCGCGGGGACCTGCGCGCCCGCTGCCGCCGCTGCCGGGACCGGCTGCTGCCCGCGGCGGGGGGCGCGGCCCCGCTCCGCACCAGCGTCGTGCTCAGCCAGCTGGCCGAGAAGTGGTTCCCGGGCGAGTGCCAGAGGGCCAGGACCGGCCGgcggctggaggagctgctggcgCAGGGGCGCTTCCGAGAGGCGCTGGGCGCCGCGGGACAGGCTCTGCGAGCAG aTCCCAGTGACTTGATGCTAAGAATTTACAGAGCCGAGTCATATATTGGCCTCCAAGAATATAAAACAGCCATAGAAGATCTAAATTTTGTAATTTCTAAAATGCCAAACTGGCCAGAG GTCTACTTCCGGAAGGGAAAAGTGCTGCAAGACTCTGGCTTTGTAGGTGATGCCTTACAACTGTTTCTACAGTGCTTAGCCCTTGATGAGGATTTTCTTCCAGCCAAGCTAGAAGTAGAAAgg ACCTTGCGTGATGTGCTGTCACCAGAGAAGTTGGGAGAGAGTCTGAAAGAATCTGCTTGGAATTCAGCGTATATTCGAAATAAAGCTTTTATACTTGGTTCTGAGGTGACTGAGTCTTACTGCAACTTACAGCTTTGTCCTGAGCAG AGTTTAGGAGGATCAGAGATACTGGAGCCTGTCAGTGGAAGCTTAAATCGTGCACAGTCTGCCCATGCTCTTAATTCAACAGAAGACCTTGCCAAGGAAGATGGCTTAAAGAGAGTGTCTTCTGAACCCCTTCTCTCTGGCCAAGAGAAAGGTGCTTTGTTGAAAAGAAAGCTTTCGTTTTCTGAACAGGATACAGTTACATGTGAAGAtggaagaaacaaacacaaaaagcaagGAG AAAGTACAAAAAGGGACGTGACACTGGCTTTTGGAACAATTCCAGGGGATTTGATTGACGTATCAGATTTTGAGTGCTCTCTATGTATGAG gcTATTCTTTGAGCCAGTGACAACCCCTTGTGGACATACTTTCTGCAAAGGCTGCTTGGAACGATGCTTAGACCATGCACCTCAGTGTCCACTCTGTAAGGAGAGTTTGAAAGAG TACCTTGCAAGCAGAAAATACAGCATCACAGTACTACTGGAGGaattaataatgaaatatttgtctGATGAATTATACGAGAGAAAAAGAATTCATGCTGAAGAAACCGCCGAGCACTCAAA CTTGACCAAGAATGTTCCAATGTTTGTTTGCACTATGGCATATCCCACTGTGCCTTGCCCTCTACACGTCTTTGAGCCAAGATACCGACTAATGATTCGCAGAAGTATGGAAACTGGGACTAAACAGTTTGGGATGTGTATAAGTGATTCTCAAAATGG TTTTGCAGATTATGGATGCATGCTGCAAATTAGGAACGTTCATTTTCTACCTGATGGGCGGTCTGTTGTTGATACAGTTGGTGGAAAGAGATTTAGAGTTTTACGGAGAGGGATGAAAGATGGTTATTGCACTGCAGACATTGAATATTTGGAAGATGTTAAG GTTTCTGATGAAGGAGAACTAAAGAAATTGAGAGAACTTCACAATTTTGTTTACAATCAGGCCTGCAGTTGGTTTCAAAGCTTAAGAAACAAGTTTCGCACTCAAATTCTTCAGCACTTTGGGCCAATGCCTGACAGGGAGGAAAATATACAG
- the LOC138719587 gene encoding LOW QUALITY PROTEIN: MAP/microtubule affinity-regulating kinase 3-like (The sequence of the model RefSeq protein was modified relative to this genomic sequence to represent the inferred CDS: inserted 8 bases in 5 codons; deleted 2 bases in 2 codons; substituted 2 bases at 2 genomic stop codons): MSPRTPLATVNNHNAENHTSHGDGQQEASSQTGCSGARXRNSTASCADEQXCRLLKTTGKVNFGKVKLARHILTGRELFXRRIIKTSNNPSIVKLFEVTETEKSLYLIMEYAREEEVFDYLVAHIRMKEKEARAKFRQIVSAVQYCHQKXISRDLKAENLLLDADMNIKIADFGFSXKCTVGNKLDTFCGSPPYAASELFQGKKYDRPEVDVWSSGVILYTPVSRSLPFDGQTSKELRERTLRGKYRIPFYKSTDCENLLKYFLVLNPXVKEVLQQIMKDRCINTGHEEDDHESFVEPELDISDQKITDIMVGMGYSQEEIQETLSTMKYDEIMATYLLLGRKSSELNSSDSGSSSNLSLAKVRPSSHLNNSTEQSPHHKVQRSVFSRQKQQWCSDHAGPSISSVVAYPERSQTSTTDSDLKEEVIQTRKSCSSAVAGRGIAPASPMLGNASNPNKADIPEHMRSSALPSNNTARGAMTXTTHVCSERTTADRHSVIQKGKENSTISNQRTPVASTQSIIRATAPDRIHFPRGTASQSAFHGQLREQRTATYNGPPASPSLSHEATPLSQTQTRGSSNLFSKLTSKTTKSMWERLEQIII, from the exons ATGTCCCCTCGGACTCCACTGGCCACGGTGAACAATCACAACGCTGAGAACCACACATCCCATGGAGATGGACAGCAGGAAGCTTCCTCTCAAACTGGGTGCTCTGGAGCTCGTTGAAGGAACTCCACAGCTTCCTGCGCAGATGAGCA CTGCAGACTCCTTAAAACAACTGGAAAGGTGAATTTTGGAAAAGTAAAACTGGCAAGGCACATCCTGACTGGCAGAGAG CTTTTTTAGAGAAGAATAATAAAGACCTCAAATAATCCAAGTATAGTGAAACTCTTTGAAGTtactgaaactgaa aaatctCTCTATTTAATAATGGAATATGCAAGAGAGGAGGAAGTTTTTGACTATCTGGTTGCACATATaagaatgaaggaaaaggaGGCTAGAGCTAAATTTAGACAGATAGTATCTGCAGTGCAGTATTGCCATCAAAA CATCTCAAGAGATCTCAAGGCCGAAAATCTACTGCTAGATGCAGATATGAACATTAAAATAGCTGACTTTGGTTTTAG AAAGTGTACAGTTGGAAATAAACTGGACACCTTTTGTGGCAGCCCACCATATGCTGCTTCAGAGctctttcag ggaaaaaaatatgacagaCCTGAAGTAGATGTTTGGAGTTCAGGTGTTATTCTTTACACCCCTGTGAGTAGATCTCTTCCTTTTGATGGACAGACCTCAAAGGAACTTAGAGAAAGAACATTAAGAGGAAAATATAGGATTCCTTTCTACAAGTCAACAGATTGTGAAAACCTCCTCAAATATTTCCTGGTGCTTAACC CAGTAAAAGAGGTACTCCAGCAAATTATGAAGGACAGGTGCATAAATACAGGGCATGAGGAAGATGATCATGAATCTTTTGTTGAACCAGAACTAGACATCTCAGACCAGAAAATAACAGATATTATGGTAGGAATGGGATATTCCCAAGAAGAAATTCAAGAAACCCTTAGTACAATGAAGTATGACGAAATCATGGCTACATACCTACTGCTAGGAAGAAAATCGTCAGAGCTGAATTCAAGTGATTCAGGCTCCAGCAGCAATCTTTCACTTGCCAAAGTTAGGCCAAGTAGTCATCTTAATAATAGCACTGAACAATCTCCTCATCACAAAGTTCAGAGGAGCGTATTTTCTAGGCAGAAACAGCAGTGGTGCAGTGATCACGCTGGACCATCCATCTCCTCAGTAGTGGCATATCCCGAAAGAAGCCAGACTAGTACTACAGACAGTGACCTCAAAGAGGAAGTAATTCAGACAAGAAAATCCTGCAGTAGTGCTGTTGCAGGAAGAGGAATTGCACCAGCTAGTCCAATGCTTGGAAATGCCAGCAATCCCAATAAGGCTGATATTCCTGAGCATATGAGAAGTTCAGCTCTACCTAGTAATAATACTGCCCGCGGAGCAATGA GCACAACACATGTTTGTAGTGAAAGAACCACTGCTGATAGGCATTCAGTAATACAGAAAGGCAAGGAGAACAGCACTATTTCCAATCAAAGAACCCCTGTTGCTTCAACTCAGAGCATTATCAGAGCAACGGCACCTGATCGTATTCATTTCCCCAGGGGAACAGCTAGTCAGAGCGCTTTCCACGGCCAGCTCAGAGAGCAACGTACTGCTACATACAATGGACCAccagcttctcccagtctgtcccaTGAAGCAACACCACTCTCACAGACCCAAACAAGGGGTTCTAGTAATCTATTTAGTAAACTAACttccaaaacaacaaaatccaTGTGGGAAAGACTTGAACAAATTATCATTTAA